Within Cucurbita pepo subsp. pepo cultivar mu-cu-16 unplaced genomic scaffold, ASM280686v2 Cp4.1_scaffold004287, whole genome shotgun sequence, the genomic segment ACGAAGTTTGGATAATGAGTATTGAGTGTATATGCAGGgtagaaggaaaaagaagctGTTTTGGGTGTCAGCCATTGCTCCTCTCATATCTGTCATTCTCTCCACTTTGATAGTGTTTGTGTCAAGAGCTGATAGACATGGAGTTAAGATAGTTAAGGAAGTAAAAGAAGGGTTGAACCCAATCTCTGTTCATCAGCTGCAATTCAACAGCTCAGGTGTTGGCTTAGCTGCCAAATCTGGCCTCATTGCTGCCATCATAGCTCTCACAGTTGAGTTTCAAATCAGCCTCCTAAATGCCCATTGAAGGCTTCATGTAAGCTTAATGATATGTTGTGTTTTCTACTCAGGAAGCGATGGCTGTTGGCCGATCCTTCGCCTCCATTAAAGGCTACAACATTGATGGGAACAGGGAGATGATTGCTATGGGCTTCATGAACATTATAGGCTCTCTAACCTCTTGCTATGTAGCCACTGGTTAGTTTTACCTTCTacctttaaaatttggatttttctaCATAAATTATTGCATCCCAAGACTGTCTTATAGGGTAGCTGTGTTTAATACCCGGAAGACGAACCTATTGTCCTCTTACGAGgatttgagatcccacatcggttggagaagagacgttctttataagggtgtgaaaatctatctctagcaaacgtgttttaaaaatcttg encodes:
- the LOC111787031 gene encoding low affinity sulfate transporter 3-like, which encodes MQGRRKKKLFWVSAIAPLISVILSTLIVFVSRADRHGVKIVKEVKEGLNPISVHQLQFNSSGVGLAAKSGLIAAIIALTEAMAVGRSFASIKGYNIDGNREMIAMGFMNIIGSLTSCYVATG